A segment of the Oncorhynchus tshawytscha isolate Ot180627B linkage group LG06, Otsh_v2.0, whole genome shotgun sequence genome:
CTCCTTTGAGCAATGATGCTGCGGAAGCAGAGAGATATGAGCATCCTTCCTGTGGGTACCGCGAAGACGTGATCCAGGGTAGAAGAAATCCCAGCGCCGAATGCCAAGACGCAATTAGCATCCATTATGTGTCTTTTTTGGTAGATGGACAGATACGTCGCTGGTGATTTGGTAATCAACACGTATCGATTGACCGCTATGAGGGAATGGGAGAAAATAGAAGTGATGCCGAGGAATAGGACCGCATCTTTGAAGGCTTGGTACCCAGCCGGAAAAGGACTACCAGAAGAAATCTCCACTGCCTCGTGCGGCATCCAAATCGCGCACACCAACAGTTCGGTTATTCAGCCGTTCACAATGAACGCATTACTAGCCGTTCGAAGTTTCTTAAATGTCTTGACCAGGTAGACAACCAAAAGGTTTAAAATTGTCCCAGACAAGCACATGAGAGAATAGACTGCCGCAAGTTGATtttgcattgtgtcccacatCGCAGTCTATCAGTTGCGCCGATTCGTTTGGCATGTTTGAAGAATAAAAAAGGTTTTTCATACGAAAGGATGAAAAAGGAGTCCTTATGCAATATTGTTTATGCCAATCTCCTATTCAGTGGATATGTTCCCCATGTTAATGCGGCAGTGATACAGTTGCATGGGGGGGTAATAGACTATGCGCGCAGCGCGCCTGTGGTGATGCTACAGAGTGCAGACACTAGCTCAACAAAGACCTATAAGAAGAAGAATGGAGCAGCACGCAGGTTCATGTTAACACTTAGCCTACACATCTAGCCTATTGCACCCAGCGTCTTCATTAATATTGAATGATTTCCAGATACTGAAATAACTAGAAGCGCAAATAGGCAGGGACTGATTAATGCAGGCAGGGTAAACAAGGGAAGGCCCTGGGCCCAGGCCAAAAGAGGGCCCAATaggcaaaaaatatttttttaaatatatatatacagtatatattatatatacagtatacagttgaagttggaagtttacatacaccatagctaaatacatttcaaatcagtttttcacacttTAGTCCTAGGAAAAAtgatgtcttaggtcagttaggatcaccactttatttcaagaatgtcagaataataatagagagaattatttatttcggcttatatttcattcatcacattcccagtgggtcagaagattacatacactcaattagtatttggtagcattgcctttaaattgtttaacttgggtcaaacattttgtgtagcattccacaagcttcccacaataggttgggtgaattttggcccattcctcctgacagagctggtgtaactgagtcaggtttgtaggcctccttgctcgcacacgccttttcagttctgcccacaaatgttatataggattgaggttgggtcattgtgatggccactccaataccttgactttgttgtccttaagccattttgccacaactttggaagtatgccaggggtcattgtccatttggaagacccatttgcaaccacgctttaacttcctgactgatgtcttaagatgttgtttcaatatatccacataattttcctccctcatgatgctatccattttgtgaagtgcaccagtccttcttgcagcaaagcacccccacaacatgatgctgccacccccgtgctttacggttgggatggtgttcttcggcttgcaagcctccccctttttcctccaaacataacgatggtcattatggccaaagagttctctatttgtttcatcagaccagaggacatcactcccaaaagtacgatctttgtccccatgttcagttgcataccgtagtctggctttttttatggctgttttggagcagtggcatcttccttgctgagccgcctatatcaggttatgtcgatataggactcgttttactgtggatatagatacttttgtacctgtttcctccagcatcttcacgggtcctttgctgctgttctgggattgatttgtacttttcgcaccaaagtatgttcacctctaagagacagaacacgtctccttgttgagctgtatttttttattttttatttatctttatttaactaggcaagtcagttacgaacaaattcttattttaaattatggcctaggaacagtttgtTAACTTCCTTGTTAAGGGGAAGAattacatatttttaccttgtcagctcggggattcaatcttgcaacctttcggttacttgtccaacgctctgaccactaggctacctgccgccccaatagtatgacggctgtgtggcaGACCAtgttgtggcagaccagggggttgggtcaagacgtttacacagatcagacacagacagagtatgATTAGGgtgtttattaaataataaatcaaaagaAAAGGATAGAtctcccccatgagaccctctccgggacaccgtcttctgggctccgggtcttgctgtatcctgtcgGGCACACAATCTCAAATTCCCTCATCTTTGCTCGGGCACCGTCTCCAACTACACGGATGTCATCTTACttcccccagtcctctcctgtgtGCTGCCCTTTTGGCAGCTTTATGGGGCAtgtacagctggtgagcaatcagacATTGATTACTCACCAACTCCCCAATCACCCCCAATTAGTCCAAGGCggagagcccgtcgagacctggcacgtccagcagatggagccatcgcctTGTGATGTACACTacgtctgtcaccaggcctcgacgagtctccccctggtagctgacctgctgtacgcaactccaccccccccccagctCTGTCGGGAAGGGGACTGTCATCAGTGCGACGTACGTCTCCCTTCTCGATAGGGCATCCGCGTTTCCATGCTTCGCCCCCGACCTGTACACAACAGAAAAAGACAAGCGTTGAAGGGACAAGAACCACCTGGTGACCTGATCGTTTGTGTCCTTTCCCCTGGTCATCCAGACCAGGGGAACATGGTCCGTGACCAGGGTGAAGTGGGTACCTACCAGGTAATACTTGAGAGTGTCTAGTGCCCACTTCACCGCTAGACACTCTTTCTCAACAATAGAGTACTTCTTCTCTCTAGGAATCAGCTTTCTGCTGATGTACATGATGGGGTGCTTCTCCCCATCGTGTATCTGGGACAGAACGGCGCCTAGTCCCGTATCACACGCATCCGTCTGGACCACCATCGGAACCTAGAAATCGGGCATTACGAGAATCGGATGGGAGCACAGCGCTTCCTTCAGATGGCTGAACGCCGCTTCTGTCTCGTTCGTCCATTTCACTGTTTTCAGGGGGCGGGCCCTGGTTAGATCAGTGAGGGGGGAAGCTATAGCCGCAAAGTTGGGGATAAATCTGCTATAGTATCTTGCCAGTCCCAGGAAGGACTTGACCTGTGTCTTGGTGCGTGGAACGGGCCAGTCACGCATCGCGTGAACCTTCCTCTCCTGGGGATTGACGTTCCCCTGTCCGATCAAATACCCCAGGTACTCCACCTCCTCGAAACCTAGTTTGCAATTCTTGAGGTTCGCTGTCAACCCGGCACCGCCTGGAGGCGCGTCAAGTGCTTTTCCCAGCCCTGGCTGTGGATGATGATGTCATCCAAATAGGCTGCTGCGTACTGCTGATGGGGTCAAAGTACTTTGTTCATCAGCCGTTGGAATGTGGGTGGGGCTCCGTGGAGACCGAACGGGAGTACCCGGTACTAATACAACCCGTCTGGTGTCAAAAACGCTGTCTTCTCCCGGGAGGAGGCTGCCAACGATACCTGCCAATATCCTTTGGTCAGGTCAAGGGtgctgatgtactgggccttttcTAATCGGTCGATGAGCTCGTCCACCCTCGGCATGGGATATGCGTCGAACAAGCTGATGTCATTCACCCCCTGGAAATCGTTACAGAAGCGGAGGCTACCGTCCGGTTTGGGCACCAACACGATGGGGCTGCACCATGCACTGTGGGACTCTTCAACGACGCCTATCCTCAGCATAGCCTCCACTTCCTGTTTCACGGCCTTTCTTCGGACCTCCGGAATCCCATATGGCCTCTTTCTTACCATTTCGCCGGGCCCTGTACGGATGTGGCGTTCAATGCAGGTCATGTGGCCCGGCTTCTCGGAGAACACCGCCGTGTTCC
Coding sequences within it:
- the gpr88 gene encoding LOW QUALITY PROTEIN: probable G-protein coupled receptor 88 (The sequence of the model RefSeq protein was modified relative to this genomic sequence to represent the inferred CDS: inserted 4 bases in 2 codons; deleted 2 bases in 1 codon; substituted 2 bases at 2 genomic stop codons), whose translation is MKNLFYSSNMPNESAQLIDCDVGHNAKXQLAAVYSLMCLSGTILNLLVVYLVKTFKKLRTASNAFIVNGXITELLVCAIWMPHEAVEISSGSPFPAGYQAFKDAVLFLGITSIFSHSLIAVNRYVLITKSPATYLSIYQKRXTXWMLIASWHSALGFLLPWITSSRYPQEGCSYLSASAASLLKGGKPILSDPFEAGTLVLTIIGQTMVVLNCYFKIFRRVQMSVKRVNILHFPIVNNLPYSLPRKDKRWGFYVLAVCFIIILTTEPHFRVLLTARFFFYHGSIGTWDMRWIIFCTIFVTNQFLYTWKNEEFRKYFRSVLKGEFWRGSAVGVEPITMNTISQLLPRQNSHIFGRDELNII